The window GCCTGGGGGTTCTGCCCGTAGTCGAGCACGCGCAGCAGGAACTGCAGCTGACCCTGGGGCTGCATCGGTCCCCCCATCACGCCGAAGCTCATGAGGGGGCGCCCCTCGTCGGTGACGAAGCCCGGCATCAGCGTGTGGAAGGGGCGCTTGCCGCCCGCCACGGCGTTGGGATGACCCGGCTTCAGCAGGAAGCCCGCGCCGCGATTCTGCAGCGCGATGCCGGTGCCCGGCACCACGACGCCGGAGCCGAAGCCCATGTAGTTGGACTGGATGTAGGACACCATCATGCCGCTGGCGTCGGCGGCGCTCAGCATCACCGTGCCGCCGGAGCCCAGCATGCCCAGCTCGCGGGAGCCGGCGCGCTCGCGGTCGATCTCCTCGGCCCAGCGCTCGAGCAGGCCGTCGTCGAGCAGCGAACTCGCCTCGATGCTCATGTGGTCCGGGTCCCCCACCAGGCCCTGCAGCAGGTTCAGCGCGCTCTTCATGGCCTCCACCTGCAGGTGCACGCCGGCCGCGGAGTCCACGGGATGTCGCTGCGGCTCCAGGTGGCGCAGGAGTCCCAGCGCCACCAGCGTGGCGATGCCCTGCCCGTTGGGCGGCAGCGCGTGGACGCGCACGCCGTGGTAGTCCAGATGCAGCGGCTTCACCCACTCCGACTGGTGGCTCGCGAGGTCCTCGGCCACGAGGGCGCCGCCGTCGGCGCGCGACGCCGCCACGATGCGCCCGGCCACCTCGCCGCGATAGAAGGCCTCGCCGCGGCTTTCGGCGATGCGCCGCAGCGTGTCGGCCTGCTCGGGGCAGCGGAAGCGCTCCCCGCAGGCGGGGGGGCGCCCGCCCGGCAGGAAGGTCTGCGCGAAGTCGGGAAACTCGCGAAAGCGTTCGGCGGCGCGGGCCCAGGCCGCGGCCGTCACCGGCGGGACGAGCCAGCCCTCGCGCGCGTAGCGCAGCGCCGGTCCGAAGAGCTGCGCGAAGGGCAGGCGGCCGAAGCGCTCCGAGAGGGACACCCAGGCGTGCACCGCGCCGGGCACGGTGACCGAGTCCCAGCCCGTCTCGGGCATGTGGGCGCGGCCGCTGAAGCGCTCGGGCGTCCAGGCGGCGGGGGAGCGTCCCGACCCGTTGAGGCCGTGGAGGTGTTCGCCGGTCCAGACCATCGCGAAGGCGTCGCCGCCGATGCCGTTCGAAGTGGGCTCCACCACCGTCAGCGCGATGGCGGCGGCCAGGGCCGCATCCACCGCGTTGCCCCCTTCCTGGAGCATCTCCAGGCCGGCGTGCGCGGCCAGGGGCTGGCTGGTGGCCACGACGTTCCGCGCGAAGACGGGCACGCGCCGCGAGGCGTAGGGCTGTTCCCAGGATAGCGCGGAGGGGTCCATCGTAGCTCCTGAAGGCGAGGGTCGTCAGATTCATGTGAAGCAAGGCGCTTGCCGATACGCCCTGTTTTGACAAGGACGGTTCCCATGGGGCGGCAGCGTGCCCCGCCGCCCGCGCGCTCAGTCCCGCAGCGCGCGGAAGAACGCGCGCCAGGGACCGACGGCCTCGCGGTAGCGGCACGCCTGCCAGCGCCGGATCTGCGCGAGATGCGCGAGGTCGCTGACGGTCCACGTGGCAATCAGTTCGGCGAGGGTCACCACGCCGAGCTCGGGGTGGCGTCCGCTGCGGGCGAGCGCGGCCGCGTCGAGCTGCCAGCCGCGAACGGTGGCCACGTTGTCGGCGCGCAGGCGTGCAAACTGGTCGAGCAGCGCGTCGAGATCGCTCAGATCGCGATCGAACTGCGCCATGCGGTCGAAAGGCGTGAAGGGACGGGCCTCGCCGTCATTCAGGATGATGCGCCCCCGCGCGACCCAGTCGTCGATCTCGCCGTGGATGAGATGGCCGACCACGGCCCGCGGATCCCAGTCCTCGCGATTGGCGCCGTCGCCCACCCAGTCGTCGGGCAGGCCGCGCAGGGCGGCGTCGAGAGCGGCGGGCGTCCGCTCGAGCATCATCAGGGCCCGGTCGAGCGTGAAGGACATGGGCGACTCCTCGGGTTGGCCGCGCCCGCGGCGCGGTTGCCGAGGATCGCCCGGTGCGGCGGCGGCGTCAAGCTAGAGGCTGAGCCACTTGCTGACCTTGATCAGGAAGACGTCGTGGGGCCGCACGCCGAACAGCGCGTCCAGATCGTGGCCGGGGTGGAAGTCGCCCTGGCCGACGAAGTCGCTGCGCGACTGGCTCCAGACCAGGTAGAGCAGCGAACCCGGATTGAACTCCCAGCGCAGCACGACGTTGGAGTTGAAGTCGCGAAAGTTGAAGTCCGGATTGCCGAGGCTGTAGTCCACCGTGCCGTCGGCGTTCTCGTCCACGTCGTAGCCGCCGTCGGCCGCGGCGATCTCGCCCGCTCCGAAGGTGTGGTAGCGGTCGGCGAAGCGCGCGGCGTCGGGGTCGGTGATGCGCTTGAAATCGCGATAGCTGCCCGCCGTCACGAAGGGCGCGCCGTAGACCTGCAGCGACAGATTCGGCGTCACCGCGTAGTCGGCGCGCAGCGTCATGCTCAGGGTCTTCTGGTCCAGCGTGGCGAAGAGGTAGCGGTCGTCCTCGCCGACGCTCCGCTGCGCGACGTACTGCATCGTCTGCTCGCGCGCCGTGTAGTCGGGGTTGAGCGTGAGTCGCAGGGCGTTGCTGGGACGCAGGCTCACGCTGAACCAGACGTCGCGAACGTCGTGCAGGCCGTGGTCGCCCTGAGAGGCGTAGCCGCCGAAGTTGTAGGTGAAGCGCGCGCGAGAGTCCGAGTTGAACCAGACGTTCAGCTCCCAGTCGCCGGGCAGGACCAGCGCCGGGCCGCCGCGCAGCGCCGTGTTGCTCGTCCACTCGGCCGTGCGCGTGATGCCGCCGCCGAGGCTCGCGTTGCCGGCCAGCTGCGCGTTGCTGTTCAGGTTCACCATGCGGCGCAGCAGGTTGCCGCCGAAGTCGAAGTCGAGCCACTGGTTCGAGTTCACGCTGAGGCTGCGCAGGGAGTGGAAGGGCTGGGCGTTCCAGCCGACCCAGGTGGACTGGTTGATGACGTCCGACTCGCGCATGTAGCCCAGGTCGTTGATCTCGAAGCCCGGCGAACGCCAGCCCACCTGCGTCTCGAAGCGCAGGCCCGTGGAGCCCAGACGCCCGAAGCGCAGCGACCCGGCGTGGCCGGCCAGGCTGCGGCGCGCGGGGTCGAAGTCGGCTTCGTCGTTGTCCGGGCGCTGGTAGTAGCGGGCGCTGGACAGCTGCGTGGCGGCCAGGGCCAGGCTGTCGCCGCGCACCTCGCTGCCGAGCAGGTTGGCGGCCACGCGCCACTTGCGATCCCAGAGCGTGCTGTAGAAGTCGACGCCACCGGCGTAGGCCTGGCGGTGCATGAAGTCGAGGCCGGGCTCGGCCTTGCGGTTCACCGCGGTCACCATGCCGCCGATGCGCGTGTCCCCCTGGCGATAGTCGCGCTGCAGGCGCCCCACGAGCCAGTTGGTGGCCGGCTCCACGGCCACCTCTTCCTCGCCGGCGCCGTAGTCGGCCCGCGCGGCTTCGCGCGCGGTGACGCTCTCCAGCACCCCCAGGGACCAGCCGCCCGCGGTCTTGCCCGTCAGCTTGGCCGCGCCGAGGATCGAGCTGGCCTCGGGCAGTTCCACGTAGTCGGGAAAGTCGCGCGTGGGCCAGGGCCAGTCGGGCCGCCGACCGATGCGGCGCGAGTAGAAGAGGATGTCGCTCGTGTTGCGCCCGCCGGTGATCGCCGGCGCCACCGGGTAGTCGAGAATGTCGTTCCCCTCGAGGAAGAAGGGCCGTCGCTCGCTGAAGAAGGTCTCGAACTCGCTCAGGTTCAGCTCCGAGGGATCCGCCTCCACCTGCCCGAAGTCCGGGTTGACGGTGAAGTCGAGCGTCAGGTTGCTGCTCACGCCGATCTTGCCGTCGAGCCCCGCGGCGAGCTTGCCCTCGCGGCCGTCGGCGAAGGGATCGCCCGGATCGGCGGCGAAGCGCTCGTGACGCCCCACGGCATAGGGCAGCAGCTCCACGCGCCGCTGCACGGGCAGCCCCACCAGCCCGCGCAGCTCGCCGAAGCGGCTCACCCAGCCGCTCTCCTGCTGGCTCTTGGGCTGCCAGGTGGAGCGCTCCTCCTCGCGGAAGACGCGCCGCGTGACCTGGATGCCCCACACCTGCTCCGGCAGCGGCTGATAGCGCAGCTGGCTGAGCGGGATGCGGACCTCTGCGGTCCAGCCCTCGGCGTCCACGTGGGTCTTGAGATCCCAGATCGGGTCCCAGCTGCCGTCCCAGTCGTCGCCGTCCTTGCTGACGAACTCGTCCCCGCGCACGCCCGATACGCTGGACGTGAACGAATAGGCCGTGCGCCGGTCGTGATAGCTGTCGATGTTGATCTCCACCCAGTCGCCGGGGAACCAGTCGCGGCGCGTGAGTCGGCTGACGATCTTCTCCGGCTCGTCGTCGTAGGCGCGATAGGCCACGTAGAGATTGCGATCGTCGTAGAGGATCTTGAACGCGGTTTGCTGGCTGGGCGGCTTGCCCTCGTCGGGGCGCCACTGGGTGAAGTCCGCCCCCCAGTCCACGAGGTTCCAGCAGGGGTCGTCGAGCTGGCCGTCGATGCGCGGGCAGCCGGCCCCGCAGTGCGCGGTCTGGTAGACGCGGGGGACATGCGAAGGCGCCGCTTCCTGCGCGGCGCCGGTCGAGGCGGCGGCGAGAACGAGCGCCGCGGCGAGAGCGGACAGGGGGCGCATCTCTACCTCTCGAGTCGGGGTGTGGGTGAGCACCTAGCGCGGCGACGCGCGGCAGGTTTCACTCGCGGCGTCGAGAGGTGAGACAGTCGAAGCCCGCCGTTGGTTCGGTAAAATGTGTAAACACGATGTGCCGCCGGCGGACCGACGGCACATCGCCAGATGCGTGCTGCGCCTCGCGGCCTACTTGACGAGCACCAGCTTGCTGAACCGCTCGCCCTCGTCGCTGGACAGCCGCGCCAGGTAGATGCCGCCCGGCAGCGCGTGCCCCGCGTCGTCGCGCGCCTCCCAGTCCACCGCCTGCGGGCCGGCGGGCAGGCGGCCCGCGAAGGCCGTGGCCGCGCGGCGCCCGTTCACGGTGAACACGTCGATCGACACGTCGCTCGCGGCGGCGAGCGAGAAGCGCAGCGTGGTCTTCGGGTTGAACGGATTCGGCTGCGCGGTCAGCCGCGACGCGAAGGCCGGCGCGTCGTCGACGCCGGTCAGGTCCGGCAAGGCCGCGCGGTAGCGGGTCACCGAGCCGCCGCTCTTGAAGAGCCAGCCATCGTGGGTGAGCAGCATGTTCACGGGATGCGCAAAGGGCGGCAGATCCTCGGTGAAGGGCTGGAAGTCCACGAAGTCCGGCGTGAGCCAGACGCTGCCGCCCGCCGTGCTGCCCGACGCGCCGAAGGCGAGCAGGTTGCCGTGCACGGCCAGCCCGTTGAGATTGCGGTCGCCCGAGGGCAGGCCGGTGATCTGCGTCCAGCTCGCGCCCCAGTCGTCGCTGCGCCAGAGCGAGCCCACGCCGCCGTAGTGGTAGACGCTCAGGATCAGCGCGCCGCCGAAGACCGTCTCGGCGCAGAGATAGCTCGAGGGGAGCGGGCCGGTGACGTCGGTCCAGGTCTGGCCGCCGTCGGCGGAGCGGTAGATCCCACCGCTGTTGATGAGGCCGGTCGCGCCGAAGAGGTAAGACCCCGCCGCGAAGACGCGGGTGATGGACCCGCCGTCAGGCTGCGCGAGGGGCGTCCAGCTGTCGCCGAGGTCGTCGCTGCGCTGGGGCGCCGAGCCGATGACCCCGTAGAGCGCGCCGTCCATGGCGAACAGGTTGTAGACCTCGCTCGCCTGGTAGGTCGCCGGCTGCCAGGTCTGCCACGCGCCGCCCACGCGCTCGACGCGCAGGTTGTAGGGCGCTTCGATGCTGCGGCTGACGAACATCCAGTCGCCCAGCTGCACCAGGCCGACCACCGGGGCGTAGGCGCCGGAGTCGAGGCCGTCGCCGGCGGGCGTCCAGCTCGCGCCGTGGTCCTGGCTCGCGAAGACGAGACCGGTGAAGGTGCCGGTGTAGAGGGCGTCGTCACCCGACATCAGCACTTCGATGTCGGAGGGGAATTCGGCGTCCGCGACGGGACTCCAGAGCGCCACCGCGGGCGCGGCCGCCAGGGCCACGAGCGCGAGCGCGGCCAGCAGGGTTCGCATTGTCGACCTCCCGGGTCATGGGGACTGCCACCACTTGCGCGCCATTATATCCCAATAATGACGACAAATCAAACCCCCGTGCGCGGCCGGCCGGCACACCGGCCTTCCGCTGACAGCCCAAACCGCTTATGATAAGAGCGGTTGCTCCCCGCCAACGCCCCACGCTGGCTCCAACCAGGAGGTGGGACGTGTCCCTCCGTATCGCCCTCGCTCTC of the Candidatus Latescibacterota bacterium genome contains:
- a CDS encoding gamma-glutamyltransferase family protein, producing MPVFARNVVATSQPLAAHAGLEMLQEGGNAVDAALAAAIALTVVEPTSNGIGGDAFAMVWTGEHLHGLNGSGRSPAAWTPERFSGRAHMPETGWDSVTVPGAVHAWVSLSERFGRLPFAQLFGPALRYAREGWLVPPVTAAAWARAAERFREFPDFAQTFLPGGRPPACGERFRCPEQADTLRRIAESRGEAFYRGEVAGRIVAASRADGGALVAEDLASHQSEWVKPLHLDYHGVRVHALPPNGQGIATLVALGLLRHLEPQRHPVDSAAGVHLQVEAMKSALNLLQGLVGDPDHMSIEASSLLDDGLLERWAEEIDRERAGSRELGMLGSGGTVMLSAADASGMMVSYIQSNYMGFGSGVVVPGTGIALQNRGAGFLLKPGHPNAVAGGKRPFHTLMPGFVTDEGRPLMSFGVMGGPMQPQGQLQFLLRVLDYGQNPQAAADAPRWRLLADGRLALEQGFDPGVADQLAARGHLVLRERPGREFGGAQAVLRLPDGYCAASDPRKDGQAAGY
- a CDS encoding carbohydrate binding family 9 domain-containing protein, whose product is MRPLSALAAALVLAAASTGAAQEAAPSHVPRVYQTAHCGAGCPRIDGQLDDPCWNLVDWGADFTQWRPDEGKPPSQQTAFKILYDDRNLYVAYRAYDDEPEKIVSRLTRRDWFPGDWVEINIDSYHDRRTAYSFTSSVSGVRGDEFVSKDGDDWDGSWDPIWDLKTHVDAEGWTAEVRIPLSQLRYQPLPEQVWGIQVTRRVFREEERSTWQPKSQQESGWVSRFGELRGLVGLPVQRRVELLPYAVGRHERFAADPGDPFADGREGKLAAGLDGKIGVSSNLTLDFTVNPDFGQVEADPSELNLSEFETFFSERRPFFLEGNDILDYPVAPAITGGRNTSDILFYSRRIGRRPDWPWPTRDFPDYVELPEASSILGAAKLTGKTAGGWSLGVLESVTAREAARADYGAGEEEVAVEPATNWLVGRLQRDYRQGDTRIGGMVTAVNRKAEPGLDFMHRQAYAGGVDFYSTLWDRKWRVAANLLGSEVRGDSLALAATQLSSARYYQRPDNDEADFDPARRSLAGHAGSLRFGRLGSTGLRFETQVGWRSPGFEINDLGYMRESDVINQSTWVGWNAQPFHSLRSLSVNSNQWLDFDFGGNLLRRMVNLNSNAQLAGNASLGGGITRTAEWTSNTALRGGPALVLPGDWELNVWFNSDSRARFTYNFGGYASQGDHGLHDVRDVWFSVSLRPSNALRLTLNPDYTAREQTMQYVAQRSVGEDDRYLFATLDQKTLSMTLRADYAVTPNLSLQVYGAPFVTAGSYRDFKRITDPDAARFADRYHTFGAGEIAAADGGYDVDENADGTVDYSLGNPDFNFRDFNSNVVLRWEFNPGSLLYLVWSQSRSDFVGQGDFHPGHDLDALFGVRPHDVFLIKVSKWLSL
- a CDS encoding DinB family protein; this encodes MSFTLDRALMMLERTPAALDAALRGLPDDWVGDGANREDWDPRAVVGHLIHGEIDDWVARGRIILNDGEARPFTPFDRMAQFDRDLSDLDALLDQFARLRADNVATVRGWQLDAAALARSGRHPELGVVTLAELIATWTVSDLAHLAQIRRWQACRYREAVGPWRAFFRALRD